TTGACTTCATTCAAAAAGTTGGATTCGTTGCATGAGCATAGAACAGAACTTGCAGCCAATGCCAATAAATAATTTTTTATCTTAGTTGTTTTCATAAAATACATCTCTTTTTAATCGTTAGAAATTAACTTGCAAACCAAAAGTGAACGTACGGGGGGTCGGATAACGACCATGGTCACAACCACGGCTCATAACACTGGTATCTTCACTGTCTGTACCTGCTCCGCCATTTGAGCCCAGGTCAGGATTATAGCCTTTGTACTTCGTTGCCATAAAGAGGTTTTCCATTGCTGTGTAAATACGTACATTCTGCAATTTGATCTTTTCTGTCCACATTTTCGGCAGTGTATAGCCCAGTTCCAATGTTTTCAGACGGAAGAAAGAGCCGTTTTCCAACCAACGATCGGAGATAGCCTGGTTGTTCTTGTTTTCATCGTCTGCAGTGTAACGTGGCATATCAGTATTACGGTTATCTTCACGCCACTCGTTTAATACATCTGTAGAAACGTTGGTTGTACCGTTTTGCATATAAGAAGTTCCGTAACGCATGGAGTTAAATACTTTGTTACCAAAAGTTCCATCAAAGAACAAGCTAAGGTCAATGCCTTTATAAGCTCCGGTAAGGCTTAAACCCATATTCAATTTTGGGAACGGATTTCCACAATACTGCTGGTCGCTGGCGTTGATCTGTCCGTCACCGTTATAATCGATAAATTTAATATCGCCCGGTTTAGCCTTCGGCTGGATAATTGTACCTTCCGCATTGGTATAGTTGCGGATTTCTTCTTCACTCTGGAAAATTCCGTCTGTTTTGATCAGGTAGAATGACCCGATAGGCTTACCTTCCTTAGCCCAGGTAATTGTACCTCCGCCATTTGGGTTGAAACCTGAAATTTCCTGTTTTGTAACAGTTTGGATCTCTTTCAGGTTATTTTTGATGTGAGAAAGGTTCAGACCTACTGAATAATAGAATTCGCCTACTGTGTTACGGTGGTTTAATGAAAGTTCAAAACCTTTATTTTCAAGTAAAGCTGCGTTCATAACGGGTGCGCTGCTCATACCACCGCTGGGTGCTTGATTAACACTCATCAACAGGCCATCTGTTTTCTGAATAAAGTAATCGGCAGTTACACTAAAACGGCTGTTCAGGAATGATGCATCCACACCGATATTGGTTGTCTTTGTTTTTTCCCAGGTTGTTTCCGGCGGAGTTACCCATTCTGAATTAGTGATTTGGCCTACCCACCAGTTTCCTCCTTGTACATAGTTGAAGCCGTCTTTAATAGTACTTTGTGTCTGATATTCGTCGATACCGTTTATGTTACCTAAAACACCGTAGCTGGCACGTAGCTTTAATTCGTTTACAGTATTCTTTGCTGACTCGAAGAACGGTTCGTTCATGATATTCCAGCCTACTGATGCCGATGGGAAAGTACCGTAACGGTGACCGTCGACAAAACGGGAAGAACCATCCCGGCGAATAGAGGCTGAAATTATGTAACGTGAATCGTAGCTATACATTGCACGGGCGAATAAAGAAACCAATGTACTGGTTGTTTGACTACCACCGGCTGTACTGGAACTTGCCAAACCGGCTCCAATCACTCTGATTCCGTCAGGCATACCGGTACGTTTTGCATTGAAACCACGGGAGTTATCTTTTTGAGCAGAGTAACCTAACAATCCGGAGACAGTATGTTTTCCGAATGTATTATCGTAATGCAATGTATTTTCAAGTAGCCATCTGTCACCCCATGTAGTACCTTCTGCTAAACTGTTATCCATGTTTTTGCTGGAAGAACTGAAATAATATGGTTCAATGAAGTCATAGCTTCTTCGTGTTGTTTTGTCTATACCGACATTAAATTTATATTTCAGGCCTTTCAATCCTAAGTCGACTTCAGCGAAAGCATTGACCAACAGGTCTATACCATGTTTTTGACGATCGTAAGCTTCTACATAACCGACTGGGTTGTCAATCTGGCGTGCCCAAGCTGGAACAGTACCCCAATGCCCTCTATAATCCTGATTGCTTTCGTTGGTGCCGTCATCATATACCGACATAACCGGAACCGCACGTAATGCAGAGTTAAAGCTGATATCGTCATAATCCTGATCCCATATTTTCATCATGATCGTGCTACCTACACGAAGGTGGTTGTTGAAGAATGAGAAGTCATTTTTAGCACGTAAGTTCCAGGCTTCATAACCGGTAGTCTTTACGATACCTTCCTGATTCAAGTAACTGGCAGAAACATTGAACGTAGATGTTTTGTTACCGCCTGAGATATTCATTGATACTTTGTTTACAGCAGCCGTGCGATATAATTCATCCTGCCAGTCAGTTCCTTTTCCGTTCCAACCGGTAAGTAACGGCTGGTCTTGTGCTATGTTATTCAATTTGCAGTAATCGCGGAATTGATTTCCGTCGAGTACATCTATTTTGCGCATCATTTTCTGTACACCGGTATAAGCATTTACATCTACGCGGGTCGGCATTTCCTTGTGTCCGCCTTTTGTCGTGATCAATACAACACCGTTTGCAGCACGTGAACCGTAAATAGCAGCTGCAGATGCGTCTTTCAATACATCGATTGACTGGATGTCGGATGGTTCTACCATATTGATATCACCATATACACCGTCAATTACATATAATGGAGAAGATTTGCTCAAAGAATTGACACCGCGGATATTGATGTTCATTCCTTCACCCGGTTGACCATTCGCGGCGGAAACTGTTACACCTGCAATACGTCCCTGTAATGCGGAAGAGGCATTACGTGCCAAACCTGCCTGTAACTCTTTTCCTGAAACAGAGGCTACAGCACCTGTTAAATCTTTTTTCTTTACTGTACCGTAACCGATAACTACAACTTCATCCAGTTGTTCGCCTTCTGCCATTGTAACATTAATGACATTCTGGTTGTTAACAGCTACAGTAGAAGCTTGCATACCGACAAAAGAGAATTCAAGAACTTGCCCAGGGGACACACTGATAGAGTAGTTACCATCAATATCGGTTGTTGTACCTTGTGTGGTTCCTTTAATAACAACTGTTGCTCCGATGACCGGATTGTTCTCCGAGTCTTTTACCGTACCTTTTACGGTCATTGCTTGTTGTGCCCAACTTGAGAGTGTGAAAGCACCTAGCAATAATGAGAAAGCTAGTTTTCTGTTCATAATGTTTGTTTAAAGATTAATTTGTGTATTTTCATCTGATGCAAAGGTAAGGTGTCGGAGGAGGGGAAATCAAGTAGAATTTTTGCGACATATAATGAATCTTGATCAATTATTGAGAGGTATACAAGCTCTATAGAGAGTCTTTTTCGTCGAAAATAGTATGATAATATTTCATCAGAGGGGGCGATTGAAGTGAGTGGAATGTCAAAATCTTATTAGTTTGTGATAAATTTGTATTGTGTTTTATAACATGTGTTAATTTTGGGCACTTTGTGATGGAAGACTTTCTCATTGATTATCATTCCCATTTACAAAAATAGAATTGTCAAAATGATATTAGTGTAGCATGAAATTGGAATTAGTATACCGTGTAAATAGAATTACCTCTGCGGGTAATGTTTTTTAACGTATCAAATGGATAGAAATATTGTTTGACTGATGAAACTTTGTCAAAAATGAAATCTCCCCATTTGATATATGCATATCAGATGAGGAGGCTGAATTCTGTTAACAGATTAATAATTCTGTTATTTGACTAATTGGAATGTTGCTAAAACTGCTTTATGGTCGGTTGGCCAGATTCCTGCCGGAAGAATGATCGGATCGGCTGTTTCTTCTGTAACACGTTCTCCGCGAAGGATATCCCCCTTAGGTCCGATAATCGTTACATCTGTCAGACTCAACCCGTTGTGAGGTGTATACATAATGAAGTCGATACGATCCCGATCGTCCGCTTCAGGTGACCAGACCAGTTTTTTCAATGCGATATCCGGACAGTCTGCCGGACAGGTAAATCCCGGATGGGTAACCGGATCGGGATATTTTTCGCGATAAGAATCTTTGAAGCCGGCTTTTTCGAGCATAACGGATACATCCCAGGGAACGACAAGACCGTAATGGTCACGCATATCTTTGGTCGCTTCTGTCCAGTCCAGGTGTGAAGGCTCATTAAAATCGCCTCCAAGAATAACAATACGTCCGGCAGCTTTGTCTTTTTCTGCTTCATTTACAAAGCGGGCAATAGCGTCATCTCTGACGGATGCACGATTCAGGATCAATAAAGAATCCAGGTTGCTGACCGGTTCTATTTTATCCCAGTTATTACCGTCGTATCCGCGGGCATCATAATAAGCACAGTTACGATAATCAAGGTGTGCTGTGTAAACGGCAAATTCCTGATTACCTTTCTTTGTGACTAAACGGTAGATGCTGCCTCTGTCATCATTTAAAGGGTAAACCGTACTACTGTCGCTAATCGGATAGCGGCTTAATAAACCGGAATCTTCCGTATAGAAAGAATAATAAGTTTGTCCGCGTTTCTTCAGGGCTTCAACGATTCTGTCACAAAAGCGGGTATTGTGATAGTTTCTGACTTCGCTCAACGTCACAAAGTCTGCGTCGCTGCGGACAATTTCATCGGCTACTGCATCAAACCCATTTTCTACTACGGTCCCT
This is a stretch of genomic DNA from Parabacteroides chongii. It encodes these proteins:
- a CDS encoding SusC/RagA family TonB-linked outer membrane protein; its protein translation is MNRKLAFSLLLGAFTLSSWAQQAMTVKGTVKDSENNPVIGATVVIKGTTQGTTTDIDGNYSISVSPGQVLEFSFVGMQASTVAVNNQNVINVTMAEGEQLDEVVVIGYGTVKKKDLTGAVASVSGKELQAGLARNASSALQGRIAGVTVSAANGQPGEGMNINIRGVNSLSKSSPLYVIDGVYGDINMVEPSDIQSIDVLKDASAAAIYGSRAANGVVLITTKGGHKEMPTRVDVNAYTGVQKMMRKIDVLDGNQFRDYCKLNNIAQDQPLLTGWNGKGTDWQDELYRTAAVNKVSMNISGGNKTSTFNVSASYLNQEGIVKTTGYEAWNLRAKNDFSFFNNHLRVGSTIMMKIWDQDYDDISFNSALRAVPVMSVYDDGTNESNQDYRGHWGTVPAWARQIDNPVGYVEAYDRQKHGIDLLVNAFAEVDLGLKGLKYKFNVGIDKTTRRSYDFIEPYYFSSSSKNMDNSLAEGTTWGDRWLLENTLHYDNTFGKHTVSGLLGYSAQKDNSRGFNAKRTGMPDGIRVIGAGLASSSTAGGSQTTSTLVSLFARAMYSYDSRYIISASIRRDGSSRFVDGHRYGTFPSASVGWNIMNEPFFESAKNTVNELKLRASYGVLGNINGIDEYQTQSTIKDGFNYVQGGNWWVGQITNSEWVTPPETTWEKTKTTNIGVDASFLNSRFSVTADYFIQKTDGLLMSVNQAPSGGMSSAPVMNAALLENKGFELSLNHRNTVGEFYYSVGLNLSHIKNNLKEIQTVTKQEISGFNPNGGGTITWAKEGKPIGSFYLIKTDGIFQSEEEIRNYTNAEGTIIQPKAKPGDIKFIDYNGDGQINASDQQYCGNPFPKLNMGLSLTGAYKGIDLSLFFDGTFGNKVFNSMRYGTSYMQNGTTNVSTDVLNEWREDNRNTDMPRYTADDENKNNQAISDRWLENGSFFRLKTLELGYTLPKMWTEKIKLQNVRIYTAMENLFMATKYKGYNPDLGSNGGAGTDSEDTSVMSRGCDHGRYPTPRTFTFGLQVNF
- a CDS encoding endonuclease/exonuclease/phosphatase family protein translates to MKNGLFTTLLLLIIISCSACQKTETFKVLQFNIWQEGTVVENGFDAVADEIVRSDADFVTLSEVRNYHNTRFCDRIVEALKKRGQTYYSFYTEDSGLLSRYPISDSSTVYPLNDDRGSIYRLVTKKGNQEFAVYTAHLDYRNCAYYDARGYDGNNWDKIEPVSNLDSLLILNRASVRDDAIARFVNEAEKDKAAGRIVILGGDFNEPSHLDWTEATKDMRDHYGLVVPWDVSVMLEKAGFKDSYREKYPDPVTHPGFTCPADCPDIALKKLVWSPEADDRDRIDFIMYTPHNGLSLTDVTIIGPKGDILRGERVTEETADPIILPAGIWPTDHKAVLATFQLVK